Proteins encoded by one window of Anopheles maculipalpis chromosome 2RL, idAnoMacuDA_375_x, whole genome shotgun sequence:
- the LOC126558786 gene encoding probable elongation factor 1-delta isoform X1, protein MAAAAMAHEKVWQDKSTMSAAEKTYYEYMAKINSFPSQCTLASEISKARQHIKNSLERMDGIAALAASPGAELLDRLSSVEKENEKLRSIIDGLNNLVIDLHERVRTLESGSGVKPAAAKPAAPKPAAAAPAKKVEAEDDDDDDVDLFGSEDEGEDQAAAELREKRLAEYAAKKSKKPALIAKSNVILDIKPWDDETDMKLMEQEVRKISADGLLLGAAKLVPLAYGIHKLQMSCVIEDDKISVDWLQEEIEKIEDYVQSVDIAAFNKI, encoded by the exons ATGGCTGCTGCAGCAATGGCACATGAGAAAGTATGGCAGGACAAATCGACGATGAGCGCAGCTGAGAAAACGTACTACGAGTACATGGCCAAG ATCAACTCCTTTCCATCTCAGTGCACTTTGGCATCGGAAATTTCGAAAGCCAGGCAACACATCAAGAATTCCCTCGAGCGG ATGGATGGTATTGCCGCATTGGCAGCTAGCCCCGGAGCCGAGTTGCTGGATCGTTTGTCCTCGGTGgagaaggaaaacgaaaagctTCGCTCGATTATTGACGGACTGAACAATCTGGTCATCGATTTGCACGAACGTGTCCGAACGCTCGAGTCGGGCAGCGGCGTTAAACCAGCTGCCGCCAAGCCTGCCGCCCCGAAACCTGCCGCCGCCGCCCCTGCCAAGAAGGTCGAAGCggaagacgacgacgatgatgatgtggatTTGTTCGGTTCGGAGGATGAAGGCGAGGACCAGGCGGCCGCCGAGTTGCGCGAAAAGCGTTTGGCTGAGTACGCGGCGAAAAAGTCGAAGAAACCGGCCCTGATTGCGAAATCGAACGTGATCCTCGATATCAAACCGTGGGACGACGAGACCGACATGAAGCTGATGGAACAGGAGGTGCGTAAAATCAGCGCCGATGGACTGCTCCTCGGTGCGGCCAAGCTGGTACCGTTGGCGTACGGCATCCACAAGCTGCAGATGTCGTGTGTGATTGAGGATGATAAGATTTCCGTCGACTGGCTGCAGGAGGAGATCGAGAAGATTGAGGATTATGTGCAAAGCGTGGATATCGCTGCATTCAATAAGATTTAA
- the LOC126558786 gene encoding probable elongation factor 1-delta isoform X2 — protein sequence MAAAAMAHEKVWQDKSTMSAAEKTYYEYMAKLSVAGKMESQDGVLPAGPKIDPPKKGNAVATQQQPAAAASRQQQQGQTKKVDDASVEASSPPSPPAADAPKAKKDKKKRNKGKKDSTPTDTESSEKSINNSTVATAADTSTDSKAQQSPVLEQTEAPKESGKKKSKKSKKSKGQEDTSTENDNKYQEQQNAKNLKEKENLAHKLCDNITEELNKINSFPSQCTLASEISKARQHIKNSLERMDGIAALAASPGAELLDRLSSVEKENEKLRSIIDGLNNLVIDLHERVRTLESGSGVKPAAAKPAAPKPAAAAPAKKVEAEDDDDDDVDLFGSEDEGEDQAAAELREKRLAEYAAKKSKKPALIAKSNVILDIKPWDDETDMKLMEQEVRKISADGLLLGAAKLVPLAYGIHKLQMSCVIEDDKISVDWLQEEIEKIEDYVQSVDIAAFNKI from the exons ATGGCTGCTGCAGCAATGGCACATGAGAAAGTATGGCAGGACAAATCGACGATGAGCGCAGCTGAGAAAACGTACTACGAGTACATGGCCAAG CTTTCCGTTGCGGGGAAGATGGAGTCGCAGGATGGAGTGCTGCCAGCCGGGCCGAAAATAGAtccaccaaaaaaaggaaacgctgTTGCTACTCAAcaacaaccagcagcagcagcttcgcgacagcagcaacaagggCAGACAAAAAAGGTGGACGACGCATCAGTAGAAGCTTCTTCACCACCGTCACCGCCGGCTGCCGATGCACCGAAGGCTAAGAAGgacaaaaagaagagaaacaaGGGCAAGAAAGATAGTACACCGACTGATACTGAGTCTTCCGAAAAGTCGATTAACAATAGTACCGTAGCAACGGCAGCTGATACATCAACCGATTCTAAAGCACAGCAATCCCCTGTCCTTGAGCAAACCGAGGCACCTAAGGAatcgggaaagaaaaaatctaaaaagtcCAAGAAATCCAAGGGACAGGAAGATACATCGACGGAAAACGATAACAAGTATCAAGAGCAGCAGAATGCCAAAAAtctgaaggagaaggagaactTGGCCCACAAGCTGTGCGACAACATAACGGAGGAACTGAACAAG ATCAACTCCTTTCCATCTCAGTGCACTTTGGCATCGGAAATTTCGAAAGCCAGGCAACACATCAAGAATTCCCTCGAGCGG ATGGATGGTATTGCCGCATTGGCAGCTAGCCCCGGAGCCGAGTTGCTGGATCGTTTGTCCTCGGTGgagaaggaaaacgaaaagctTCGCTCGATTATTGACGGACTGAACAATCTGGTCATCGATTTGCACGAACGTGTCCGAACGCTCGAGTCGGGCAGCGGCGTTAAACCAGCTGCCGCCAAGCCTGCCGCCCCGAAACCTGCCGCCGCCGCCCCTGCCAAGAAGGTCGAAGCggaagacgacgacgatgatgatgtggatTTGTTCGGTTCGGAGGATGAAGGCGAGGACCAGGCGGCCGCCGAGTTGCGCGAAAAGCGTTTGGCTGAGTACGCGGCGAAAAAGTCGAAGAAACCGGCCCTGATTGCGAAATCGAACGTGATCCTCGATATCAAACCGTGGGACGACGAGACCGACATGAAGCTGATGGAACAGGAGGTGCGTAAAATCAGCGCCGATGGACTGCTCCTCGGTGCGGCCAAGCTGGTACCGTTGGCGTACGGCATCCACAAGCTGCAGATGTCGTGTGTGATTGAGGATGATAAGATTTCCGTCGACTGGCTGCAGGAGGAGATCGAGAAGATTGAGGATTATGTGCAAAGCGTGGATATCGCTGCATTCAATAAGATTTAA